The following are encoded in a window of Arthrobacter sp. OAP107 genomic DNA:
- a CDS encoding Lrp/AsnC family transcriptional regulator translates to MISIDRLDSELLKRLDNNARTGVADLAAQLSISRNTVLARLQGLEKRGVLQRYRPVVDLEAAGIPVQAFVGLELDQRRLSTVVEALRQIPEVLEVTTQAGREDLLVRVASATLQELQAAAARMVDIPGVRHTNTTLTVSTPLPYRVQPLLDHLTRDLGWGRSTPLPD, encoded by the coding sequence ATGATTAGTATCGACAGGCTCGACTCAGAGCTCCTGAAGAGGCTCGACAACAACGCCCGTACGGGCGTCGCAGACCTTGCCGCCCAACTGAGCATCTCCCGTAACACGGTCCTGGCCCGACTCCAAGGTCTGGAAAAGCGGGGTGTGCTCCAGAGATACAGGCCGGTTGTGGACCTAGAGGCAGCCGGCATCCCCGTGCAGGCATTTGTCGGTCTCGAACTCGATCAGCGGCGGCTGAGCACCGTCGTCGAAGCACTCAGACAGATCCCGGAGGTCCTCGAAGTCACGACCCAGGCCGGCAGGGAAGACCTATTGGTAAGAGTGGCATCCGCAACACTCCAGGAGCTTCAGGCTGCCGCAGCAAGGATGGTCGATATCCCCGGTGTCAGACACACGAATACAACCCTTACGGTGTCGACCCCCCTCCCCTATCGCGTGCAGCCGCTTCTTGACCATTTGACGAGGGACCTAGGCTGGGGACGTTCTACTCCGCTCCCCGACTGA
- a CDS encoding transketolase C-terminal domain-containing protein yields MSSIDVATIIDSGERTGRLTEAHEASRSAGLGGEIASRLQDAAFHSLEAHVIRVIGYDTPYPPSGLEEEWLPGLDRILDAVDHSFNY; encoded by the coding sequence CTGTCTTCCATCGATGTTGCAACGATCATCGATTCCGGAGAGCGGACGGGGCGATTAACGGAGGCTCACGAGGCCTCTCGTAGCGCAGGCCTCGGGGGCGAGATCGCCTCCCGGCTGCAGGACGCGGCGTTCCACTCGTTGGAGGCCCACGTGATCAGGGTCATCGGATACGACACACCGTATCCGCCAAGCGGGCTCGAAGAAGAGTGGCTGCCCGGACTGGACCGAATCCTTGATGCGGTTGACCACAGCTTCAACTACTAA
- a CDS encoding dihydrolipoamide acetyltransferase family protein, with the protein MNVKHFALPDVGEGLTEAEIVTWLVKRGDKVTVNQAIVEIETAKSLVELPCPFAGEVSELLAEQGETVDVGRPIISIATSSPEPADGSEGPGKSPQPKAAADEEDPKLLVGYGAREIQSKRRRSRTAPGSALESSAAQPPAETGRPKASPPVRKLAKDLGMDLHAIEPTGADGIRTREDVLRAHATDNGARNAPIGILQAQAKPVAGDDIRIPIKGVRKHTAAAMVQSAFTAPHVTEFVTVDISRTLALKSEIGRRREFADVKLTPLAFVARAFLKAIQRTPEANSKWDEAAQEIVQFREVNLGIAAATPRGLIVPNIKGAQCLGLAELAAAIGDLALTARSGKTEQAAMTNGTVTITNIGVFGIDTGTPILNPGEAAILAVGTVRRTPWVVEDEQGERIEPRSVLQLALSFDHRIMDGQQGSQLLADTAALLREPGLALL; encoded by the coding sequence ATGAATGTAAAACATTTCGCCCTGCCGGACGTGGGTGAGGGCCTCACCGAGGCAGAAATCGTCACCTGGCTTGTAAAACGAGGCGACAAAGTCACGGTTAACCAGGCCATCGTAGAGATCGAGACAGCAAAATCGCTGGTGGAACTCCCTTGCCCTTTTGCAGGTGAAGTCAGCGAATTGCTGGCCGAACAAGGTGAAACGGTTGATGTAGGACGACCAATCATCAGTATTGCGACTTCATCCCCTGAACCTGCTGACGGATCCGAAGGGCCAGGAAAGTCGCCACAGCCAAAAGCCGCCGCGGATGAGGAAGATCCCAAACTCCTGGTCGGCTATGGAGCACGTGAAATTCAAAGCAAACGACGTCGCTCCCGAACGGCCCCTGGCAGCGCTCTGGAAAGTTCAGCCGCTCAGCCCCCTGCCGAAACCGGGCGCCCAAAGGCGAGCCCGCCGGTCAGAAAACTGGCAAAAGACCTCGGCATGGATCTGCATGCCATCGAACCCACCGGCGCTGACGGAATACGCACCCGCGAAGACGTACTCCGCGCCCACGCAACCGACAACGGTGCCAGAAACGCCCCGATCGGTATCCTACAGGCACAAGCAAAGCCGGTCGCTGGCGACGACATCCGTATTCCAATCAAGGGAGTGCGGAAGCACACTGCGGCTGCCATGGTGCAGTCTGCATTCACAGCACCGCACGTCACGGAATTCGTCACGGTCGACATTTCACGGACGCTGGCTTTGAAGTCGGAAATAGGCCGCCGCAGGGAGTTTGCGGACGTCAAGCTCACTCCGCTCGCCTTCGTCGCGCGCGCCTTCCTAAAAGCAATTCAGCGGACGCCAGAGGCGAACTCGAAGTGGGATGAGGCCGCGCAGGAAATCGTCCAGTTCCGCGAAGTTAACCTGGGCATCGCGGCAGCGACCCCGAGGGGGCTGATCGTGCCCAACATCAAGGGCGCCCAGTGCCTGGGTCTCGCTGAACTTGCGGCGGCGATCGGCGACCTGGCCTTGACAGCCCGGTCGGGCAAGACGGAGCAAGCGGCGATGACCAACGGCACAGTCACGATCACGAATATCGGTGTTTTCGGGATCGATACCGGCACACCAATCCTCAACCCAGGGGAGGCCGCAATCCTGGCGGTAGGAACAGTTCGTCGGACCCCCTGGGTCGTAGAGGACGAACAAGGCGAAAGAATCGAGCCGCGATCAGTCCTCCAACTGGCACTGTCCTTTGACCACCGGATCATGGATGGACAGCAGGGCTCACAACTCTTGGCAGACACAGCCGCGCTCCTCAGGGAACCCGGTCTGGCGCTGCTCTAA
- a CDS encoding acyl-CoA dehydrogenase family protein, whose product MIQLARLTESGLLTMDHAALAKSSCTERMRKTVALGRSIVGGNGISTDFEMAKIFADAEAIYSYEGSYEINTLLVGRALTGISAFA is encoded by the coding sequence ATGATCCAACTCGCACGCCTAACAGAGTCGGGCCTTCTCACCATGGACCATGCCGCGCTGGCAAAATCAAGCTGCACAGAGCGGATGCGCAAGACCGTGGCTCTCGGCAGATCAATCGTCGGAGGCAATGGAATCAGCACGGACTTCGAGATGGCAAAAATCTTCGCCGACGCAGAAGCGATCTACTCCTACGAGGGCAGCTACGAGATCAACACTCTCTTGGTCGGGCGGGCACTGACCGGGATCTCGGCGTTCGCCTGA
- a CDS encoding SDR family NAD(P)-dependent oxidoreductase has protein sequence MELSNTAAIVTGGASGLGAATARVLAERGANVFAVDLGESIGKSQPVDGVEYVEADVTDAAQIRGVVVKASADKPLRTVINCAGILPTMRILGKRGVHDLSLFAKVIEVNLVGSFNVLASAAEAISRTEADLDGQRGVIINTASIAAFEGQIGQAAYASSKAGIVGLTLPAARDLAQYGIRVNAIAPGIVETPMMASVSDEVRQALAADVTFPKRLARPEEFAQLALSIIGHDYLNGEIIRMDGALRMASR, from the coding sequence ATGGAGCTCAGCAATACTGCAGCAATCGTTACCGGTGGCGCGTCAGGTCTTGGCGCAGCCACCGCCCGGGTTCTCGCCGAACGGGGCGCAAACGTGTTTGCCGTGGACCTCGGCGAATCCATCGGAAAGAGTCAGCCGGTAGACGGCGTTGAGTACGTCGAGGCCGATGTGACCGACGCTGCCCAGATCCGTGGCGTGGTTGTAAAAGCCTCGGCCGACAAGCCCCTGCGGACAGTGATCAACTGCGCAGGGATTCTCCCGACAATGCGAATCCTCGGCAAAAGAGGAGTGCATGACCTCTCACTCTTCGCAAAGGTCATCGAAGTCAACCTCGTCGGCTCCTTCAACGTTCTCGCCTCCGCGGCAGAAGCCATCTCGCGCACAGAGGCGGATTTAGACGGTCAACGCGGTGTAATTATTAACACGGCCTCCATCGCTGCCTTCGAAGGTCAGATTGGCCAAGCCGCCTACGCCTCGTCAAAAGCCGGCATTGTAGGCCTCACCCTTCCTGCGGCCAGGGACCTTGCCCAGTATGGAATACGGGTGAATGCCATTGCACCGGGCATTGTGGAGACCCCCATGATGGCCTCCGTCAGCGATGAGGTCCGGCAAGCACTTGCCGCCGACGTTACATTCCCCAAACGGTTAGCGCGTCCCGAGGAATTCGCTCAGCTGGCGTTGTCGATCATCGGTCACGACTATCTCAACGGGGAAATTATCCGAATGGATGGGGCGCTGCGAATGGCGTCCCGGTAG
- a CDS encoding acetyl-CoA C-acetyltransferase encodes MMHNKPGHEIPPRPEDVVIIGGARTPQGKLNGQLAGLTAVELGAAAVSGALEKAGIDPGLVDAVVIGQVVQAGSGQNPARQTALRAGIGGKVPATTINKVCLSGLTAVIDAARLIRAGDAEVVVAGGQESMSQSPHLLPGSRQGWLYGGGNMVDSLVRDGLSDAQEGVSMGILTERGNQVHSIGRRQQDEVAAASHRRAAQAADEGVFKDEIVPITVHGRKGQSLVLDRDEQIRPGTDVEALSQLRPAFVADGSITAGNASPLSDGAAALVLTSRANAERLQLEILAVVSAPGQVAGPDNSLHSQPSNAINAALERAGWTTEDLDFIEINEAFGAVAVQSLNELGIPLDRCNIHGGAIALGHPIGASGARLALHAANELLRRGAGRAAVALCGGGGQGEALLLYRN; translated from the coding sequence ATGATGCACAACAAACCAGGACATGAAATACCTCCCCGTCCGGAGGATGTAGTGATTATCGGCGGTGCCCGAACCCCCCAGGGCAAGCTCAACGGCCAATTGGCGGGACTGACCGCGGTAGAACTCGGTGCAGCAGCAGTAAGCGGAGCACTTGAAAAGGCCGGCATCGATCCGGGCCTGGTAGATGCCGTGGTGATCGGCCAGGTTGTGCAGGCGGGCTCCGGACAGAATCCGGCGCGCCAGACGGCACTCAGGGCCGGAATCGGCGGGAAGGTACCTGCGACCACAATAAACAAAGTCTGCCTGTCCGGACTTACCGCCGTTATAGATGCAGCACGCCTCATCCGCGCCGGTGACGCGGAAGTAGTTGTTGCCGGCGGGCAAGAATCCATGAGTCAAAGTCCGCACTTGCTGCCTGGCTCGCGCCAAGGATGGTTATACGGCGGCGGCAACATGGTCGATTCACTCGTCCGCGACGGCCTCAGCGACGCGCAGGAAGGCGTCTCTATGGGCATCCTGACTGAACGAGGCAATCAGGTGCACAGCATAGGGAGACGTCAACAGGACGAGGTGGCAGCGGCGTCCCATCGGCGAGCTGCCCAGGCTGCCGACGAAGGAGTGTTCAAGGACGAGATCGTACCTATCACTGTTCACGGCAGGAAAGGACAGTCCCTGGTTCTTGACAGGGACGAACAAATACGACCCGGCACGGACGTCGAGGCCCTGTCCCAGTTACGTCCCGCCTTTGTCGCGGATGGCAGCATCACAGCAGGAAACGCCTCGCCGCTCTCGGATGGAGCTGCTGCCCTTGTTCTCACTAGCCGCGCCAACGCCGAACGACTCCAACTTGAGATCCTTGCCGTCGTCAGCGCCCCGGGCCAAGTAGCTGGTCCTGATAACTCACTGCATTCACAGCCCTCGAACGCCATTAATGCGGCACTGGAAAGGGCGGGGTGGACGACAGAAGATCTTGACTTCATCGAGATTAATGAGGCTTTCGGCGCCGTCGCGGTTCAGTCGTTGAACGAGTTGGGAATTCCCTTGGACCGCTGCAACATACACGGCGGTGCTATCGCTTTGGGCCATCCCATCGGAGCCTCCGGGGCGCGCCTAGCACTTCATGCCGCCAACGAACTGCTCCGCCGCGGGGCAGGCCGGGCGGCGGTCGCCCTCTGCGGTGGCGGGGGACAGGGCGAAGCGCTGCTGCTCTACCGGAACTAG
- a CDS encoding MmgE/PrpD family protein, with product MKNKHSVRVYKSEENLAREEQLAHKIAVVAGDTVDVTPDVTDMVINRIIDNASVAIASLNRAPIVAARAQALTHAPSSGGKGAKVFGIGERVSPEWAAWANGVAVRELDYHDTFLAADYSHPGDNIPPILAVAQHVGSSGQDLIRGIATGYEIQVNLVKAICLHKHKIDHVAHLGPAAAAGIGTLLGLDVETIFQSVGQALHTTTATRQSRKGEISTWKAHAPAFAGKMAVEAVDRSMRGQTSPVPIYEGEDGVIAWMLDGPDASYQVPLPEKGEAKRAILDTYTKEHSAEYQAQAWIDLARKLNKEHPEVTDPANVQSVLIRTSHHTHYVIGSGANDPQKYDPTASRETLDHSIPYIFTVALQDGAWHHVDSYSPERAARPDTVELWQKVSTVEDPEWTRRYHSLDISEKAFGGSVEITLADGTVFTDWIAVADAHPLGARPFTREQYVNKFRTLAAGLVEEAEIERFLAAVERLPELAAGELDQLNIIAAPGVIDLSAAPKGLF from the coding sequence GTGAAAAATAAGCATTCCGTCCGCGTATACAAGAGTGAAGAGAACCTTGCCCGTGAGGAGCAGCTGGCGCATAAGATCGCAGTGGTCGCAGGGGACACTGTTGATGTGACGCCCGACGTCACCGACATGGTCATCAACCGGATCATTGACAACGCCTCGGTGGCCATTGCCTCGCTGAACCGCGCCCCCATTGTCGCGGCCCGGGCCCAGGCGCTCACGCACGCCCCGTCCAGCGGCGGTAAAGGGGCCAAGGTCTTCGGCATCGGCGAGCGGGTGTCGCCTGAGTGGGCAGCATGGGCCAACGGCGTGGCGGTCCGCGAGCTGGATTACCACGACACGTTCCTCGCCGCGGACTACTCGCACCCCGGCGACAACATCCCGCCGATCCTCGCTGTCGCCCAGCACGTGGGCTCCAGCGGCCAGGACCTGATCCGCGGCATTGCCACCGGGTATGAGATCCAGGTGAACCTGGTGAAGGCGATCTGCCTGCACAAGCACAAGATTGACCATGTGGCCCACCTCGGCCCCGCCGCGGCGGCCGGCATCGGCACCCTCCTGGGCCTGGACGTGGAAACCATCTTCCAGTCCGTGGGGCAGGCCCTGCACACCACCACCGCCACCCGCCAGTCACGCAAGGGCGAGATCTCCACCTGGAAGGCGCACGCACCGGCCTTCGCAGGAAAAATGGCCGTCGAAGCCGTCGACAGGTCCATGCGCGGACAGACCTCCCCGGTTCCCATCTATGAGGGCGAGGACGGCGTGATCGCGTGGATGCTGGACGGCCCGGACGCCTCCTACCAGGTTCCCCTGCCGGAAAAGGGCGAGGCCAAGCGCGCTATCCTGGATACCTACACCAAGGAACACTCGGCTGAGTACCAGGCCCAGGCGTGGATCGACCTTGCGCGCAAGCTGAACAAGGAACACCCGGAGGTCACGGATCCGGCGAACGTGCAGTCAGTGCTGATCCGGACGAGCCACCACACGCACTATGTGATCGGCTCCGGCGCCAACGATCCGCAAAAGTACGATCCGACGGCCAGCCGGGAGACCCTGGACCACTCCATCCCGTATATCTTCACTGTCGCGCTGCAGGACGGGGCGTGGCACCACGTGGATTCCTACTCCCCGGAACGTGCCGCCCGGCCGGACACGGTGGAGCTGTGGCAGAAGGTGTCCACGGTGGAGGACCCGGAGTGGACCCGCCGCTACCACTCCCTGGACATCTCCGAGAAGGCCTTCGGCGGTTCCGTGGAGATCACCCTGGCCGACGGCACCGTGTTCACGGACTGGATCGCCGTGGCCGACGCCCACCCGCTGGGCGCCCGGCCGTTCACCCGGGAGCAGTACGTGAACAAGTTCCGCACCCTCGCCGCAGGGCTGGTGGAGGAGGCCGAAATCGAGAGGTTCCTCGCCGCCGTCGAACGCCTCCCGGAGCTGGCCGCCGGCGAACTCGACCAGCTCAACATCATCGCCGCCCCAGGCGTCATCGACCTCAGTGCGGCACCGAAGGGGCTGTTCTAA
- the prpB gene encoding methylisocitrate lyase, whose translation MLYSKTTPEWKRVRLRELLASGAIQQFPGAFNPLSARLIEEKGFAGVYISGAVLANDLGLPDIGLTTLTEVATRAGQIARMTDLPAIVDADTGFGEPMNVARTVQEIENAGLAGLHLEDQVNPKRCGHLDGKNVVDLDTATKRIRAAADARRDPNFLIMARTDIRAVDGLQAAKDRVKALVDAGADAIFPEAMRDLHEFRAIRDAVDVPILANMTEFGKSDLFTKDQLQNVGVNMVIYPVTLLRSAMGAAERVLDTLRSLGTQQVRVPEMLTRARLYDLVDYEAYNKFDSGIFDFQIPDIR comes from the coding sequence ATGCTGTACTCAAAAACCACCCCGGAATGGAAGCGGGTCAGGCTGCGTGAACTGCTGGCTTCCGGCGCCATCCAGCAGTTCCCCGGAGCGTTCAACCCGCTCTCCGCCCGACTGATCGAGGAGAAGGGCTTCGCCGGGGTCTACATCTCCGGCGCCGTCCTCGCCAATGACCTTGGTCTGCCGGACATCGGCCTCACCACCCTCACCGAGGTCGCCACCCGGGCAGGGCAGATCGCCCGCATGACCGACCTGCCCGCCATCGTGGACGCCGACACCGGCTTCGGCGAACCCATGAACGTGGCCCGCACCGTCCAGGAAATCGAAAACGCCGGCCTGGCCGGGCTCCACCTCGAGGACCAAGTCAACCCGAAGCGCTGCGGCCATCTGGACGGCAAGAACGTCGTCGACCTGGACACCGCCACTAAGCGGATCCGCGCGGCAGCCGATGCCCGCCGGGACCCGAACTTCCTCATCATGGCGCGCACCGACATCCGGGCCGTGGACGGACTCCAAGCCGCCAAAGACCGGGTAAAGGCACTGGTCGACGCCGGGGCTGACGCCATCTTCCCCGAAGCCATGCGTGACCTGCACGAATTCCGTGCCATCCGGGACGCCGTCGACGTGCCGATCCTCGCCAACATGACCGAGTTCGGCAAAAGCGACCTGTTCACCAAAGACCAACTGCAGAACGTGGGCGTCAACATGGTGATCTATCCGGTGACCCTGCTCCGCAGTGCCATGGGCGCCGCCGAGCGGGTCCTGGACACGCTGAGGAGCCTGGGCACCCAGCAGGTGCGCGTGCCGGAAATGCTCACCCGTGCACGGCTGTATGACCTCGTGGACTACGAGGCCTACAACAAGTTCGATTCCGGCATTTTCGACTTCCAAATCCCCGACATTCGCTAG
- a CDS encoding bifunctional 2-methylcitrate synthase/citrate synthase: MTDTDIKKGLTGVVVDYTAVSKVNPDTNSLLYRGYPVQELAAKCSFEEVAYLLWNGELPTEDQLAGFTAREKAGRALDPALKTIIDALPMDAHPMDVCRTAASVLGARHPLAEHSSPGVNMKKAIDLWAAMPAVVAYDQRRRRGQNIVEPRDDLGYSANFLWMTFGEDPVDEVVEAFNVSMILYAEHSFNASTFTARVVTSTLSDLHSAVTAAIGALKGPLHGGANEAVMHTFDEIGIRPEESLEEAATRAKAWMADALAQKKKIMGFGHRVYKHGDSRVPMMKAALDKMIAHYGRPELLGLYNGLETAMDEAKAIKPNLDYPAGPTYHLMGFDTRTFTPIFVASRITGMTAHIMEQAASNSLIRPLSAYNGPEERSVPVGNHTHA, from the coding sequence ATGACTGACACAGATATCAAAAAGGGCCTCACCGGAGTCGTCGTGGACTACACCGCCGTGTCGAAGGTCAATCCCGACACGAACTCACTGCTATACCGCGGCTACCCCGTCCAGGAGCTCGCCGCCAAGTGCAGCTTCGAAGAGGTTGCCTACCTGCTCTGGAACGGCGAACTGCCCACCGAGGACCAGCTCGCCGGGTTCACCGCCCGCGAAAAGGCGGGCCGGGCCCTCGACCCGGCACTCAAGACCATCATCGACGCCTTACCCATGGACGCCCACCCCATGGACGTCTGCCGCACTGCCGCCTCGGTGCTCGGAGCACGGCACCCGCTGGCGGAGCACTCTTCGCCCGGAGTCAACATGAAGAAAGCCATTGATCTCTGGGCCGCGATGCCGGCAGTCGTGGCCTATGACCAGCGCCGCCGGCGCGGCCAGAACATCGTGGAGCCCCGCGACGATCTGGGCTATTCGGCCAACTTTCTGTGGATGACCTTCGGCGAAGACCCCGTGGATGAGGTCGTCGAAGCTTTCAACGTCTCGATGATCCTCTACGCGGAGCATTCCTTCAACGCCTCGACCTTCACCGCCCGTGTGGTCACCTCCACCCTTTCGGATCTGCACTCTGCCGTGACCGCCGCCATTGGAGCCCTCAAAGGTCCCCTCCACGGCGGCGCAAACGAAGCAGTCATGCACACCTTCGACGAAATCGGAATTCGGCCCGAGGAATCCCTGGAGGAAGCCGCCACCCGCGCTAAGGCGTGGATGGCGGACGCCTTGGCGCAGAAGAAGAAAATCATGGGCTTCGGCCACCGCGTCTACAAGCACGGCGACTCCCGGGTTCCCATGATGAAGGCGGCTCTGGACAAGATGATCGCCCACTACGGCCGACCTGAGCTGCTGGGACTCTACAACGGGCTCGAGACCGCCATGGATGAGGCCAAGGCCATCAAACCCAACCTCGACTACCCGGCCGGCCCCACTTACCACCTCATGGGCTTCGACACCCGAACCTTCACCCCGATCTTCGTCGCCAGCCGCATCACCGGCATGACAGCCCACATCATGGAGCAGGCCGCCTCCAACTCCCTCATCCGCCCGCTAAGCGCCTATAACGGGCCCGAAGAGCGGTCAGTACCGGTTGGAAACCACACCCACGCCTAG
- a CDS encoding enoyl-CoA hydratase, giving the protein MNFRTITVKQIGRVSVITLNRPEALNALNLQLMQEVVSAARSLDKAPDTGAILLIGSDRAFAAGADIKEMSSRTYMDMYLDDWLQGWDGLAAVRTPIIAAVAGHALGGGCELAMMCDFIIAADSARFGQPEIKLGVIPGMGGSQRLTRAVGKAKAMEMILTGRTIDAAEAERIGLVARIVPHDRLLEDALETAKAISEKSAPIVMLAKEAVNAAFQMPLDSGVLFERRIFHSVFATSDQKEGMRAFVEKRQPNFTHG; this is encoded by the coding sequence ATGAATTTTCGAACCATCACGGTAAAGCAAATTGGACGTGTAAGCGTCATCACACTGAATCGGCCGGAGGCCCTCAACGCACTGAACCTTCAACTCATGCAAGAAGTGGTATCCGCTGCCAGAAGCTTGGACAAGGCCCCCGATACAGGTGCCATCCTTCTGATCGGATCCGATCGCGCCTTCGCCGCAGGCGCCGACATCAAGGAGATGTCTTCCCGGACCTACATGGATATGTACTTGGACGATTGGCTGCAGGGCTGGGACGGCCTGGCCGCCGTGCGGACCCCGATAATTGCTGCCGTCGCTGGCCACGCGCTGGGCGGAGGCTGTGAACTGGCAATGATGTGCGACTTCATCATTGCAGCTGACTCAGCGCGATTTGGCCAGCCGGAGATCAAACTGGGCGTCATACCTGGCATGGGCGGTTCGCAGCGGCTGACGCGCGCCGTCGGCAAGGCAAAGGCTATGGAGATGATCCTCACGGGCCGCACCATCGACGCGGCCGAGGCTGAACGCATCGGTCTCGTAGCAAGGATCGTCCCTCACGACAGGCTCCTGGAAGATGCCTTGGAAACTGCGAAGGCGATCTCCGAGAAGTCCGCGCCAATCGTAATGCTGGCAAAAGAGGCAGTGAATGCTGCATTTCAAATGCCACTGGACAGCGGCGTCCTCTTCGAACGCAGGATTTTTCACTCTGTGTTCGCCACCTCTGACCAAAAAGAAGGCATGCGCGCCTTCGTCGAAAAGAGACAGCCCAACTTCACCCACGGCTAA
- a CDS encoding IS110 family transposase yields MPAIWVGIDSGKRAHHCVVIDQTGTVLLSKRVENDETVLLELIATIADIAAGGEVCWATDLNAGGAALLIELLAAHAQKLLYIPGRIVHHAAATYRGDGKTDAKDARIIADQARMRTDLQPVRGADQISVDLRLLTARRTDLICDRVRAINRLRATLLEYFPALERAFDYSKKAPLILLGRYQTPEGIRRTGLTRLTGWLKKRGCRNSAKMAEKALIAANSQHTVLPTQTTGSALVARLAEQISTLDAEIDDVDAQITELFRQHDSADVLLSMPGFGPVLAATFLASIGGNLDAFESVDRLASVAGLAPVPRDSGRISGNLHRPRRFNRRLLRTCYLAALSSLKNSPASRIYYDRKRGEGKSHKQALIALARRRINVLWAMLRDHTPYQEPIPRIGAQAA; encoded by the coding sequence ATGCCGGCAATCTGGGTAGGAATCGACTCGGGCAAAAGAGCCCATCATTGCGTCGTGATCGATCAAACGGGAACGGTACTGCTCTCGAAACGGGTCGAAAACGACGAGACCGTGCTCCTCGAGCTCATAGCCACGATTGCTGACATTGCGGCCGGCGGTGAAGTCTGTTGGGCCACTGATCTGAACGCCGGCGGCGCCGCGCTGCTGATTGAGTTGTTGGCAGCGCATGCACAGAAGCTGCTCTATATCCCCGGACGGATCGTGCATCACGCCGCAGCAACTTACCGCGGGGATGGCAAGACCGACGCGAAAGACGCTCGGATCATCGCTGACCAAGCGCGGATGCGCACCGACCTCCAACCCGTTCGCGGCGCGGACCAGATAAGCGTGGACCTGCGGCTCCTGACCGCCCGCCGCACGGATCTGATCTGCGACCGTGTCAGGGCGATCAACCGGCTCCGTGCCACTCTGCTGGAGTACTTCCCTGCGCTCGAGCGTGCGTTCGATTACTCAAAGAAAGCGCCCCTCATCCTTCTCGGTCGCTACCAGACCCCCGAGGGCATCCGGCGGACAGGCCTGACCCGGCTCACCGGCTGGCTGAAGAAGCGCGGCTGCCGGAACAGTGCCAAGATGGCCGAGAAAGCCCTAATAGCCGCGAACTCCCAGCACACCGTCCTCCCAACCCAGACCACAGGCTCTGCCCTGGTCGCCCGGCTGGCCGAGCAGATCAGCACTCTCGATGCAGAAATCGACGACGTCGACGCCCAAATCACCGAGCTGTTCCGGCAGCACGACAGCGCCGATGTTCTGCTGAGCATGCCCGGTTTCGGGCCCGTTCTTGCAGCGACTTTCCTCGCGAGCATTGGCGGCAACCTGGACGCGTTCGAATCCGTCGACCGGCTCGCCAGCGTCGCGGGCCTGGCCCCGGTCCCACGTGATTCCGGACGGATCAGCGGAAATCTGCACCGGCCGCGTCGCTTCAACCGCAGACTCCTGCGAACCTGTTACCTCGCCGCCCTCTCCAGCCTGAAAAACAGCCCGGCCTCGCGAATCTACTACGACCGGAAGCGCGGAGAAGGAAAGTCCCATAAACAGGCCCTCATCGCCCTCGCCCGGCGCCGCATCAACGTCCTCTGGGCCATGCTCCGCGACCACACCCCCTACCAGGAACCAATCCCAAGAATCGGCGCTCAAGCGGCTTGA